In Acidobacteriota bacterium, a genomic segment contains:
- a CDS encoding amino acid permease: protein MGEPSQSAGGKNHEVSFARSLGLFDASMIGIGAMIGAGIFVLTGIAAGVAGPGALLAFMLNGLVTLLTALAYAELASTYPKSGGGYAFIKTAFPGPVGFASGWMLWFCYIIACALYALGFGSYFWESLHSVVPFFTKWAAGTFGEQVSIIFFTLLIVLAFSLINIHGTAVSGSVENILTVAKIIILAIFIYFGMRQIAAEPAQAAASFDPFLPLGFNGVLLAMGLTFIAFEGYDLIATVSEEIKHPERNIPRATMISLVVTVVIYLLIVIVCVGAIQPQEGSSWEFLGAYQETAIVRAAEQFMPSFGVGLIIFGGLLSTLSALNASVLASSRVAFSMSRDKMLLRSLSRIHPRRLTPHLAVAATGVVTAILAAAFPIQVLGSAASLMFLLTFALVNFALIALRRKFPGERQAMFRVPFYPVTPLLAIVLNLGLAVYQFKFDPRSWYIAIAWLLMGLFVYFAYFEKKAATEIPQVLEVGRPAAQAIKHYRILIPIHNPDHVEPLMKLAVPIAKAKEGEIVVLSVVTIPQNLPIHEGMRFIKQKSPLLRAARRQGREAGVHTRTALRIAHQAHDGILQAAESEGASLIVMGWKGYTTTRDRIFGEVADRVVRHAPCDLMTVKLVEPFKFKRILLPTAGGPHATLAAEFVAILRSEYKSKVACCYVLAKGATERDRQIADEWISKTVQRTALEKVSEHLLIESDRIATSLVKAASEYDMLVMGSSREGVFSSVLFGEIPEKVARFSESSVMIVRRFEGKTKGWIKKILG from the coding sequence ATGGGCGAGCCATCGCAATCGGCCGGCGGCAAGAACCACGAAGTTTCCTTCGCGCGCAGCCTGGGGCTCTTCGATGCCTCCATGATCGGCATCGGAGCCATGATCGGCGCCGGCATCTTCGTACTTACCGGCATCGCAGCCGGAGTGGCCGGGCCGGGGGCTCTGCTGGCCTTCATGCTCAACGGACTGGTCACGTTGCTGACGGCCCTGGCCTATGCCGAACTGGCATCCACCTATCCAAAGTCGGGAGGCGGATACGCCTTTATCAAAACGGCTTTTCCCGGACCTGTGGGATTCGCATCGGGGTGGATGCTCTGGTTCTGCTACATCATCGCCTGCGCCCTTTATGCACTGGGATTCGGCAGCTACTTCTGGGAAAGCCTGCACAGCGTAGTGCCGTTCTTCACGAAATGGGCCGCGGGCACTTTCGGCGAGCAAGTCTCGATCATCTTCTTCACCCTGCTCATCGTCCTGGCCTTCAGCCTTATCAACATTCACGGCACCGCCGTCAGCGGGTCGGTGGAAAATATCCTGACGGTGGCCAAGATCATCATCCTGGCCATCTTCATCTACTTCGGCATGCGCCAGATCGCCGCCGAGCCGGCCCAGGCGGCGGCCAGCTTCGATCCCTTTCTGCCTCTGGGATTCAACGGCGTGTTGTTGGCCATGGGGCTGACCTTCATCGCTTTCGAAGGCTATGACCTGATCGCCACCGTTTCAGAGGAGATCAAGCATCCCGAGCGCAATATCCCCAGGGCCACCATGATCTCCCTCGTCGTCACGGTGGTGATCTACCTGCTCATCGTCATCGTCTGTGTCGGAGCCATTCAGCCTCAGGAAGGCTCGTCCTGGGAGTTTTTGGGCGCCTATCAGGAGACGGCCATCGTGAGGGCGGCCGAGCAGTTCATGCCCTCTTTCGGGGTGGGATTGATTATTTTCGGAGGCCTGCTCTCGACTCTGTCGGCGCTCAACGCCTCGGTGCTGGCCTCTTCGCGGGTGGCCTTTTCCATGAGCCGCGACAAGATGTTGCTGCGCTCGCTGAGCCGCATCCATCCTCGCCGGCTCACGCCTCATCTGGCGGTGGCCGCCACCGGGGTGGTGACGGCCATTTTGGCGGCGGCCTTTCCCATCCAGGTGCTGGGATCGGCGGCCAGCCTCATGTTTCTGCTCACCTTCGCGCTGGTCAACTTCGCCCTGATCGCTTTGCGGCGCAAGTTCCCCGGAGAGCGGCAGGCCATGTTCCGGGTGCCCTTTTATCCGGTCACGCCGCTGCTGGCCATCGTGCTCAACCTGGGACTGGCCGTCTACCAGTTCAAGTTCGACCCCCGTTCCTGGTATATCGCCATCGCCTGGCTGCTGATGGGACTCTTCGTGTACTTCGCCTATTTCGAGAAGAAGGCGGCCACCGAGATCCCGCAGGTGCTGGAGGTGGGGCGTCCGGCGGCCCAGGCCATCAAGCACTACCGCATCCTCATCCCCATTCACAACCCCGATCACGTGGAGCCGCTGATGAAGCTGGCGGTTCCCATCGCCAAGGCCAAAGAAGGCGAGATCGTGGTTCTCTCGGTGGTGACCATACCTCAGAACCTTCCCATCCACGAGGGAATGCGCTTCATCAAGCAGAAGTCGCCCCTGCTGCGGGCGGCCAGGCGACAGGGACGCGAGGCCGGAGTCCACACCCGCACCGCGCTGCGCATAGCCCACCAGGCTCATGACGGCATTCTGCAGGCCGCCGAAAGCGAAGGCGCCTCGCTTATCGTCATGGGCTGGAAGGGATATACGACCACGCGCGACCGCATCTTCGGCGAAGTGGCTGACCGGGTTGTCCGTCACGCTCCCTGCGACCTGATGACCGTCAAGCTGGTCGAACCCTTCAAGTTCAAACGCATCCTGCTGCCCACCGCCGGTGGACCTCACGCTACGCTGGCAGCCGAATTCGTGGCTATACTGCGGTCGGAATATAAGAGCAAAGTGGCCTGTTGCTACGTGCTGGCCAAGGGCGCCACGGAGCGTGACCGTCAGATCGCCGACGAGTGGATTTCAAAGACCGTCCAGCGCACAGCCCTTGAGAAGGTGTCCGAGCACCTGCTGATCGAATCGGACCGCATCGCCACTTCGCTGGTCAAGGCGGCTTCCGAGTACGACATGCTGGTCATGGGCTCTTCGCGCGAAGGGGTCTTTTCCAGCGTCCTCTTCGGCGAGATCCCCGAGAAAGTGGCCCGCTTCTCCGAGTCCTCGGTGATGATCGTAAGGCGTTTCGAGGGCAAGACCAAGGGCTGGATCAAGAAAATCCTCGGTTGA
- a CDS encoding Re/Si-specific NAD(P)(+) transhydrogenase subunit alpha — protein MKIGIPKESHAGEKRVSMIPPNVKKLVSAGAEIEVESGLGQSIGVGDEEYEEAGAAVVSDRQALVSSSDVVLRLRKPPDEEVGWLKRGAIHVSFLDPFKEGELVDELAAAGVSAVSMEMVPRSTYAQKMDALSSQASLGGYMAVIVAARQLNRGLPMMTTPAGTLAPARVFVIGAGVAGLQAIATAKRLGARVEAFDTRPVVEEQVRSLGAKFVKIDLGETGQTEQGYAKELTPEQIEMQKKGMAKIISQSDVVITTAQLFGRPAPRIVDAAMLKGMKPGSVVVDMAVESGGNVEGSQVGEIVEKDGVKLVGLVNLPGELAADASQMYSSNLTNLLTDLWDEESKKLVLDLENEIVQGCLITHAGKVVNQMLLDIRAKQKEGN, from the coding sequence ATGAAGATCGGAATTCCCAAAGAATCTCATGCCGGCGAAAAGCGGGTTTCGATGATTCCCCCCAACGTCAAGAAACTGGTCTCGGCAGGCGCCGAAATCGAGGTGGAATCCGGCTTGGGGCAGAGCATCGGAGTCGGCGACGAAGAGTATGAGGAAGCCGGCGCGGCAGTGGTATCCGACCGCCAGGCGCTGGTGTCTTCCTCAGACGTCGTGCTGCGCCTGCGCAAGCCTCCCGACGAGGAGGTTGGCTGGCTCAAGCGAGGCGCCATCCACGTCTCCTTCCTCGACCCTTTCAAGGAGGGCGAGCTGGTGGACGAACTGGCCGCGGCCGGCGTCAGCGCCGTCAGCATGGAGATGGTTCCGCGCTCGACCTACGCCCAGAAGATGGACGCGCTCAGTTCCCAGGCTTCTCTGGGAGGCTACATGGCCGTCATCGTGGCGGCCCGCCAACTGAACCGGGGACTGCCCATGATGACCACTCCGGCGGGGACGTTGGCTCCCGCCCGCGTCTTCGTCATCGGGGCCGGAGTCGCCGGACTGCAGGCCATCGCCACCGCCAAGCGCCTGGGCGCCCGGGTCGAGGCCTTCGACACGCGTCCGGTGGTGGAAGAGCAGGTGCGTTCGCTGGGAGCCAAGTTCGTCAAGATCGATCTGGGCGAGACCGGACAGACCGAGCAGGGCTACGCCAAGGAACTGACGCCGGAGCAGATCGAGATGCAGAAGAAAGGGATGGCCAAGATTATTTCCCAGTCGGATGTGGTCATTACCACGGCCCAGCTCTTCGGACGCCCCGCGCCCCGCATCGTCGACGCCGCCATGCTCAAGGGCATGAAGCCGGGCAGCGTGGTGGTCGACATGGCCGTTGAAAGCGGGGGCAACGTCGAGGGCTCGCAAGTCGGCGAGATCGTGGAGAAGGACGGGGTCAAGCTGGTCGGTCTCGTCAATCTGCCCGGAGAACTGGCCGCCGACGCCAGCCAGATGTATTCCAGCAACCTCACCAATCTGCTCACCGACCTGTGGGACGAGGAGAGCAAGAAGCTGGTGCTCGACCTTGAAAACGAGATCGTCCAGGGCTGCCTCATCACCCACGCCGGCAAGGTCGTCAATCAGATGCTGCTGGATATCCGCGCCAAGCAAAAGGAGGGCAACTAA